In Brachyhypopomus gauderio isolate BG-103 chromosome 2, BGAUD_0.2, whole genome shotgun sequence, the DNA window GTTGCAGCTCGAGAAGGAGAGGCTTCTAGCCATACAGCTCCTGAAAGATGGGAGGAAGGAGTAAGCCTGGAATCGTTTATCTTCCGTGAAACGCATTCCTGTAGATCCAAGATATGAATCCCACATAACACCTGCTTCATGATATGCTACTGTATGTAGCCCACAGCTTGGGCTCAGTCTTTGCGATTTGAGAATACTGTAGGCCTACCCCTTGATGGGACAAGATGGACCTCAAGCCCAAATACTGAAGCATCTTAACGCGTGCATGTGACGTGAATCACGGCGTTCATACAGTGCACTGCATTTTGCATAGTGAAAGTTGATTGTTGAAGTGACGTTTTAACTGACTTCTGTTCTCGTGTTATAGAAGAGTTCTTCTACTGCTCAGAAAGAAACACTACCAGGATCAACTTCTGGACAAAACAGAGACCCAGATAAGCAACCTAGAGTGCATGGTGAGGGTGTCTCCTGAGACGGCACCGATCCAAAAGATTGACAGTCTGCAGCAGACTTCACTCGATGGACCTACTTCCTGTTCTACTTTGTGATATGGCAGAGTGCAGTTTTGCGGTTGATACCCAGACGTGTATGCTGTGTTTTCAGGTCCAACACCTCGAGTATGCACAGATTGAGCTAAAGGTCCTGGAGGGTCTGAAGGTTGGCAATGACTGCCTGAAGAAAATGCATGAGGTGAAGACGTCAAAATGTAtttcgggtgtgtgtgtgtgtggagggggggtgtatTGTAGCAGTCGATAACCTTCAATAGCAAAACAactttaaaaaattattttatacaTATTTTTAATATGAGGAGAATGTACAATTGAAGAATGTTACAGCCAATGAAATCATGTTACTGTATTTTACTTGAACTGTTCTTAATTAATTTCCCCTCAGGCTCTGTCCATTGTGGACGTGGGGAGAGTAATGGAGGAAACCCAGGAGGCTTTAGAATATCAGAAGGTTTGTTTCTAACGGCCCAAGCAGctctgctcccccccccccggccctTCACTGAGAATGCAGTTCTAACAGTGGCCATATACTATGACAGATTGGGCTCCTTTCAAACTCCATTTCCCAGCCATCACTGCACACTGTGTGAATGCCCTTACTCCTGCTGACATGACTGACCTTGTGACCTTTGATAAATGTGCCCCTGCAGCAAATCGATGAGTTGCTGGCAGGCTCTCTGAgccaggaggacgaggaggaagtACTGGCCGAGTTGGAGGCCAtcattcaggtgtgtgtgtgtgtgtgtgtgtacctggggtcGTGTGTCTAGCGGCGGCAGTGTGATGCCGTGTCTGATGTTGCTCGTATTCTCGTCCACAGGCTGAAGGTGTTCTGCTTCCTCAGGTGTCCACTGAGCCTCTACCTGGAGCACCGCAGGCCGATCAAGGTGCCACTCGGTTAAGGACAAATCAAAACATAGCTGAGAGTACCCAGAACTGCCCGTTTAGGACAGACCCACTCCTGTTCTTATGTGtctgttttcttcatttttTTCTCACAGAGAGAAAACCAGCAAAAATCAAGGAGTGCCCAGAGATGCTGGCAGCATAGTTATACCCTATTGTCTCCTGATAATGGTTTTATCATACATATAATCAACAACATGTCTACACTTGGAAGCATGAATTATACATACACAGCACAAATGCCCTCTTCTGTTCACAAAACCTTCATATACCTCTAACTCCACATGCATTATGATGTCAAATGTTTTATGCTTCAGTAATACAACAAAAATGTCATTTATTGGCCTTGAATTGTTCCTTGACACTACCACTTAATGGCAATGAAAAGGTTTTGAATGTAATTGGCAAATTAAATTCTTCATTTGAATCACATTAAGCAATGATTTGGTTAATACCAAAGTAATGTGATTATGGCTGACATACACTGCTAATGTCCT includes these proteins:
- the chmp6a gene encoding charged multivesicular body protein 6, coding for MGTVFGRKDRPSRVTEQDRAILLLKHHRDKLRQYQKTLGLQLEKERLLAIQLLKDGRKERVLLLLRKKHYQDQLLDKTETQISNLECMVQHLEYAQIELKVLEGLKVGNDCLKKMHEALSIVDVGRVMEETQEALEYQKQIDELLAGSLSQEDEEEVLAELEAIIQAEGVLLPQVSTEPLPGAPQADQERKPAKIKECPEMLAA